One Gemmatimonadota bacterium genomic region harbors:
- a CDS encoding inosine monophosphate cyclohydrolase encodes MNDSGVPARNFARHIASNRYPGRGLIIGRSAGGDAWFLLYWIMGRSESSRNRRFAIDGPVLRTEPVDPARLDAPELIIYPAMLELPGTYIVANGDQSRTIYDALRGGGTFEAALATREREPDAPNYTPRISGMLDLNGPPAVSLSVLRANPADPSLTDRLTYRPDPPPPGRGLCLTTYMGDGEPLPAFSGDPLLMPLEGGAGEVMGAYWDALDEENRVAIALKSVTRDGGSELMAINRL; translated from the coding sequence ATGAACGACTCCGGAGTCCCGGCACGGAACTTCGCACGGCATATCGCCTCGAACCGCTATCCGGGACGGGGGCTGATCATAGGCCGGTCGGCCGGCGGCGACGCGTGGTTCCTGCTCTACTGGATCATGGGCCGCAGCGAAAGCAGCCGGAACCGGCGGTTCGCGATCGATGGGCCGGTGCTACGCACGGAACCGGTCGATCCCGCAAGGCTGGACGCACCGGAGCTGATCATCTACCCGGCCATGCTCGAACTGCCGGGGACATACATCGTTGCCAACGGCGACCAGTCGCGGACGATATACGACGCGCTGCGCGGCGGTGGGACCTTCGAGGCCGCACTGGCCACCCGGGAACGGGAGCCCGATGCGCCGAACTACACGCCCCGGATCAGCGGCATGCTTGACCTGAACGGGCCGCCCGCCGTATCACTGAGCGTACTCCGGGCGAATCCGGCCGATCCCAGCCTTACCGACCGGCTGACGTACCGGCCTGACCCGCCTCCGCCCGGACGGGGACTGTGCCTGACGACCTACATGGGCGACGGCGAACCGCTGCCGGCATTTTCGGGTGATCCCCTGCTCATGCCCCTGGAAGGCGGGGCGGGAGAGGTCATGGGGGCGTACTGGGACGCACTTGACGAGGAAAACCGGGTGGCCATCGCCCTGAAAAGCGTGACGCGGGACGGCGGCAGCGAACTGATGGCCATCAACCGGCTCTAG
- a CDS encoding ATP-binding protein produces NWLNFPRIAVDRQKRQFVVGPNASGKSNLMDVFRFLRDIAKVEGGGLQKAVADRGGMTKIRNLAARRDPDIAIEVRFCDPVNGRETWRYELGLKQQARGNRHTLITYERVSRDETVILDRPNEEDREDIVRLTQTYLEQITANRAFREIARYFQAITYHHLVPSLLRHADLIGGRTLEGDPYGQDFLDRIAREHDRTRRARLSRIEAVLKAAVPRLEQLEFIRDPETGRPHLQALYAHWRPRAGIQREDQFSDGTLRLIGMLWALLEGESMLFLEEPELCLHPGIVNRLAALILRMQRNTGRQVLVSTHSAVLLSDPDIEPEEVLLLKPVHEGSAAEVTGDVTDALLLLDRDVAEERAPRERTLEKDPNQLSLFE; encoded by the coding sequence AAACTGGCTGAACTTCCCGCGGATCGCCGTCGATAGGCAAAAACGGCAGTTCGTCGTCGGCCCCAACGCGTCCGGAAAGTCCAACCTGATGGACGTGTTCCGGTTTCTCCGGGACATTGCCAAGGTGGAGGGCGGGGGACTCCAAAAGGCCGTCGCGGACCGGGGCGGCATGACCAAGATCAGGAATCTCGCCGCGCGCAGAGATCCGGATATCGCCATCGAGGTGCGGTTCTGCGACCCGGTGAACGGGCGGGAGACCTGGCGCTATGAACTCGGGCTCAAGCAGCAGGCCAGGGGGAACCGGCACACGCTGATCACCTATGAACGGGTGAGCAGAGACGAGACCGTCATTCTCGACCGGCCGAACGAGGAGGACCGGGAAGACATCGTACGGCTTACCCAGACCTACCTGGAGCAGATCACTGCCAACCGGGCGTTCCGAGAGATCGCCCGGTACTTTCAGGCCATCACCTACCATCACCTGGTTCCCTCGCTGCTCCGCCACGCGGACCTGATCGGCGGCCGGACACTTGAGGGCGACCCCTACGGGCAGGACTTCCTCGACCGCATCGCCCGGGAACACGACCGGACCCGAAGAGCCCGCCTGTCCCGGATCGAAGCGGTGCTCAAGGCGGCCGTGCCGCGGCTCGAGCAGCTCGAGTTCATAAGGGACCCGGAGACCGGACGCCCCCATCTCCAGGCGCTGTACGCCCACTGGCGGCCCAGGGCGGGTATCCAGCGGGAGGACCAGTTCTCCGACGGGACATTACGGCTCATCGGCATGTTGTGGGCGCTGCTCGAAGGGGAATCCATGCTGTTCCTGGAGGAACCCGAGCTCTGCCTGCACCCGGGCATCGTCAACCGGCTCGCCGCACTGATCCTGCGCATGCAGCGGAACACCGGCCGGCAGGTGCTGGTCAGCACGCACAGCGCGGTGCTGTTGTCCGACCCCGATATCGAACCGGAAGAAGTCCTGCTGCTGAAACCCGTCCACGAAGGTTCGGCAGCGGAAGTGACCGGCGACGTGACGGACGCGCTTCTCCTCCTGGACCGCGACGTCGCAGAGGAACGGGCGCCCCGGGAAAGAACCCTCGAAAAAGACCCGAATCAGTTGAGCCTGTTCGAATGA